The following proteins come from a genomic window of Nostoc sp. ATCC 53789:
- the hisS gene encoding histidine--tRNA ligase, whose amino-acid sequence MAKGDKINFSTPSGFPEFLPNEKRLELYLLDIIRRVFESYGFTPIETPAIERLEVLQAKGNQGDNIIYGIDPILPPNRQAERDKSGETGSEARALKFDQTVPLAAYIARHLNELTFPFARYQMDVVFRGERSKDGRFRQFRQCDIDVVARRELSLLYDAQMPAIITEIFEAINIGDFLIRINNRKVLTGFFKSVGITEDKIKSCIGIVDNLEKIGENKVKQELEKEEVSEEQTQKIIDFIKIHGSVDEVLNKLKHLTQNLPETEQLSLGISELETVITGVRNLGVAENRFCIDLSIARGLNYYTGTVYETTLLGHEALGSICSGGRYEELVGIFLGEKMPGVGISIGLTRLISRLLKAGILSTLAATPAQVMVVNMQEDLMPTYLKVSQHLRQCGINVITNFDKRPLGKQFQLADKQGIQFCVIIGSEEAATQNSSLKDLKTGEQVEVLLVDLAEEVKKRLAS is encoded by the coding sequence ATGGCAAAAGGTGACAAAATAAACTTTTCTACTCCTAGTGGTTTCCCAGAATTTCTGCCTAATGAAAAGCGTCTAGAGTTATATTTGCTAGATATCATTCGTAGAGTTTTTGAAAGCTATGGATTTACACCCATAGAAACACCTGCTATAGAACGTTTAGAAGTGCTTCAAGCTAAAGGAAATCAAGGCGATAATATCATTTATGGCATTGACCCCATTCTGCCACCAAATCGACAAGCCGAGAGAGATAAATCGGGCGAAACTGGTTCGGAAGCAAGAGCATTAAAGTTTGATCAAACAGTTCCTTTAGCAGCTTATATTGCCCGTCACCTGAATGAGTTAACCTTTCCCTTTGCCCGCTACCAAATGGATGTGGTTTTTCGAGGAGAACGTTCAAAAGATGGGCGTTTTCGCCAGTTCCGGCAGTGTGATATTGATGTAGTTGCTCGTCGTGAACTCAGTTTACTCTACGATGCTCAAATGCCTGCAATTATCACTGAGATATTTGAAGCAATAAATATTGGTGATTTTTTGATCCGCATCAATAATCGTAAAGTTCTTACAGGTTTTTTTAAGTCAGTAGGAATTACTGAAGATAAAATTAAATCGTGTATTGGTATTGTTGATAATTTAGAAAAAATTGGTGAAAATAAAGTAAAACAAGAATTAGAAAAAGAGGAAGTTTCAGAAGAACAGACTCAAAAAATTATTGATTTTATTAAAATTCATGGTTCTGTTGATGAAGTATTAAATAAACTTAAGCATCTCACCCAAAATCTGCCAGAAACCGAGCAATTAAGCCTGGGGATTAGCGAATTAGAAACGGTAATTACAGGCGTGCGTAATCTCGGAGTGGCCGAAAATCGTTTCTGTATTGATTTATCCATTGCTCGTGGTCTTAATTACTATACTGGTACAGTTTACGAAACAACCTTATTAGGACATGAAGCTTTAGGTAGCATCTGTTCTGGTGGGAGATATGAAGAATTAGTTGGGATATTCTTAGGTGAAAAAATGCCTGGTGTAGGCATTTCTATTGGTTTAACTCGCTTAATTAGTCGATTGTTAAAAGCTGGTATTCTTAGTACCTTAGCTGCTACACCAGCTCAGGTTATGGTAGTGAATATGCAAGAAGATTTAATGCCAACTTATTTAAAAGTTTCGCAACATCTGCGTCAGTGTGGAATTAATGTTATCACTAACTTTGATAAGCGTCCCTTGGGTAAACAATTTCAGCTAGCCGATAAACAAGGAATTCAATTTTGTGTAATTATTGGTTCTGAGGAAGCAGCAACACAAAATTCTTCCCTGAAAGATTTGAAAACAGGTGAGCAAGTAGAAGTGTTACTGGTAGATTTGGCTGAGGAAGTTAAAAAAAGGCTTGCTTCATAA
- the nadC gene encoding carboxylating nicotinate-nucleotide diphosphorylase — protein MSSSGVLPPWLVLDPLLRGWLLEDIGRGDRTTNTLLVEDVTLGSAKWIAKASGIITGLSVAARVFQILNEKVSFAAVAAEGTWCEPGQVVAEIHGSLDALLMGERVALNLAMRLSGIATLTNIYVEKIADLPTQLVDTRKTTPGLRLLEKYATAVGGAINHRMGLDDAVMIKDNHIAAAGGIEKAVTRIRSQIPYPLTIEVETESLEQVKEALKHNVDIIMLDNMPVDMMYEAVQLIRERDSQVKIEASGNVTLETIRSVAETGVDYISSSAPITQSKWLDLSMRIEL, from the coding sequence GTGAGCAGTTCTGGTGTTTTACCGCCTTGGCTGGTTTTAGATCCTCTTTTGCGTGGCTGGTTGTTGGAGGATATTGGCCGGGGCGATCGCACAACAAATACGCTACTAGTAGAAGATGTGACGCTAGGCTCGGCTAAATGGATAGCTAAAGCTTCAGGCATAATTACTGGCTTATCGGTTGCAGCTAGGGTGTTTCAGATTTTGAATGAAAAAGTCAGCTTTGCGGCGGTTGCGGCTGAAGGTACATGGTGTGAGCCGGGACAGGTGGTAGCTGAAATTCATGGTTCGCTGGATGCGCTACTGATGGGGGAACGAGTTGCTCTCAATTTGGCTATGCGATTGAGTGGTATTGCTACGCTCACTAATATATATGTAGAGAAAATTGCTGATTTACCGACTCAGTTGGTGGATACGCGTAAAACTACACCAGGATTGAGACTGTTGGAAAAGTATGCAACTGCTGTGGGTGGAGCGATTAATCACCGTATGGGATTGGATGATGCAGTGATGATTAAGGATAATCACATTGCGGCGGCAGGTGGAATTGAAAAAGCAGTTACCCGTATTCGTTCTCAAATACCTTATCCCTTGACAATAGAGGTAGAGACTGAAAGTTTAGAGCAGGTGAAAGAAGCTTTGAAGCACAACGTCGACATTATTATGTTAGACAATATGCCTGTGGATATGATGTATGAGGCGGTGCAGTTGATTCGCGAGCGGGATAGCCAGGTGAAAATAGAGGCTTCAGGGAATGTGACTTTAGAGACGATTCGCAGTGTGGCAGAGACTGGTGTTGACTATATTTCTAGCAGTGCGCCGATTACTCAGTCGAAGTGGTTGGATTTGAGTATGAGGATTGAACTTTAG
- a CDS encoding YqaE/Pmp3 family membrane protein, whose product MKLVRYLLGLLVPPLGVFLTVGIGPTLFINILLTVLGWLPGSIHAIWVIAKHDEQLNRESGIY is encoded by the coding sequence ATGAAATTAGTTCGTTATCTTCTAGGTTTGTTAGTGCCTCCTTTAGGCGTTTTCCTGACAGTTGGAATTGGCCCTACATTGTTTATCAACATTTTGCTCACAGTTCTAGGCTGGCTACCCGGCAGTATTCATGCAATTTGGGTCATTGCCAAGCATGATGAACAACTAAATCGAGAAAGTGGTATTTACTAA
- a CDS encoding DUF3598 family protein: protein MSNLREGMPVLARHEGDWVGTYTLIDTTGKILDSYESHLSCQFPENGPHPYYQINRYKWSDGKEEKHEFPGSYKDNKLWFDTERIQGKAWEIDDSVVILWFSYKTNPEMSLYEMIYISPDSNNRARTWHWFKNNKIFQRTLIQEERLR, encoded by the coding sequence ATGTCTAATCTTCGAGAAGGAATGCCCGTACTTGCCCGTCATGAGGGAGATTGGGTAGGAACTTATACATTAATTGATACAACAGGAAAAATCCTCGACAGTTATGAGTCTCACTTAAGCTGTCAATTTCCAGAAAATGGCCCTCATCCCTACTATCAAATCAATCGCTATAAGTGGTCTGATGGGAAAGAAGAAAAGCATGAATTTCCAGGAAGCTATAAAGATAATAAACTCTGGTTTGACACCGAGCGCATCCAAGGAAAAGCCTGGGAAATTGATGATTCTGTTGTGATTTTGTGGTTTAGTTATAAAACTAACCCAGAAATGAGTTTATACGAAATGATCTATATTAGTCCCGACAGCAATAATCGTGCCCGTACTTGGCATTGGTTTAAGAATAATAAAATCTTTCAACGCACCTTAATTCAAGAAGAACGGCTAAGATAG
- a CDS encoding 2Fe-2S iron-sulfur cluster-binding protein has product MGVYQVRFINPTLGLDRTIQIPDDQYILDIAEEAGIRLPSGCKQGECSACIAKLISGEVNQSEQKFLRPSEIQAGYVVTCVTSPLSNCTLETHQEQVLYKSALYYKPESGKSD; this is encoded by the coding sequence ATGGGAGTTTATCAAGTTCGATTCATCAATCCTACACTTGGGTTAGATCGCACCATTCAAATACCAGACGATCAATATATTCTGGATATAGCAGAAGAAGCTGGTATCCGTCTACCATCTGGGTGTAAACAAGGCGAATGTTCTGCTTGTATTGCCAAACTCATTAGCGGTGAAGTTAATCAAAGCGAGCAAAAATTTCTGCGCCCAAGTGAAATACAGGCTGGTTATGTTGTTACTTGTGTAACTTCCCCCTTGTCTAATTGCACTTTAGAAACCCATCAAGAACAAGTCTTATATAAGTCAGCTCTTTACTACAAGCCTGAGTCTGGAAAATCTGATTAA
- a CDS encoding phage holin family protein, whose amino-acid sequence MLTPLLTALATALSLLIVDLVVPGVNIANFPAAMIAALVVGLINGSVKPVLSALSLPLNFLSFGAFSLVVNGLCFWLAAVLVPGFSVNGIIGFLLGPVILTFANTFINNYFVERNLLTSSGDVKSQNELPSR is encoded by the coding sequence ATGTTGACACCATTATTAACCGCCCTAGCTACAGCTTTGAGCCTGTTGATTGTTGATTTAGTTGTTCCAGGCGTTAATATTGCTAATTTCCCCGCAGCTATGATTGCTGCTTTAGTAGTTGGGCTAATTAACGGTTCAGTTAAACCAGTTCTGTCTGCTCTCTCCCTACCACTTAACTTTCTATCATTTGGAGCATTTTCGCTCGTCGTCAACGGTTTATGTTTTTGGTTAGCAGCAGTACTAGTTCCTGGTTTCTCAGTAAATGGGATTATTGGTTTCCTTCTTGGGCCAGTGATTCTAACCTTTGCTAACACTTTCATTAATAACTACTTTGTTGAAAGAAACCTTTTAACCAGCAGTGGTGATGTAAAAAGCCAAAATGAATTACCTTCTAGATAA